A stretch of DNA from Cannabis sativa cultivar Pink pepper isolate KNU-18-1 chromosome X, ASM2916894v1, whole genome shotgun sequence:
tatacacaatgatttcatgcatataatatatcaatagaacgagaatttaatgataaataaaatccctaaagttttaagatttataaacaaaaaattacacataaaataataacgaaattaatatgaaattatggataattaatatatacaaattaattatactaattataggttctaaatcatatacaataggcaatctgataccacatgctagaaaattaataatatacccaagaactatttgtatataacatagaacacaataataagatataataattaggtatgtgtacctgattgatccatagcaattatctctgattgatccacagcagttactccaattcgatagtgcaatactatcaactaagtcttcctccctagatctctaaatcagaagcagtttattttatctgattatcaaaaggtatacaattgtgatgagacaatatgtatttatagagttagggaggggacttagctacaaaaccctagtcgGGCTGGGCActcgctcatcaaaggcttcgatcaactagaaaagcccacactcgcttcacctagactttactcacagatgctaagcccattaacaattgatcaccaacaacatgggctaacacagcaaagaactatccaatcaacccaagttttaataaaaccaataaaatttaatgtaagcccaaataaaagtctaacatacaATGGTTAAACCGACCTTTGGGGAGGCTAAAATTAAATATAGATGGTTGTTAACACAATGACTCAAACTTCTAGTTTTGGTGTGTGATATTACGAAATTGTAAGGGTGATACTATCGCTGCAATGTTTAAACATTTTCGATGTTGTTTTCGATCAGAATTGATGGAAGATGACTTTGATGTATAGTCTGCAATGTCTTAAATATCTGCATTTACCAGTTCACTACATAAAGTCTGATTCTCTTGTGGCTGTTAAAGGATTGCAGTTAAATCAAGCATCTGTCTCCGACTTTCATTATTTGTTAGTAAATATCTCTCTTATAGTGTCCAATTTCCTTAGAGTACAAATTTCTCATGTTTATAGATCTACGAATACAGTTGCTCACGTGCTAACTAAGTATACTCTTTGGGTAGACGCTGATTGCTTATGGTTGGACGAATTACCACTTCCTCTAATATCTATTGTATTATAATTCTTTGTTTAATATAATAGtattttttcctaaaaaaaaaacgTTAACAAACATAAAAgaatagactaaaaaattctacTGAATCTGAAAGTGAATACATTCATTTTAAGAGGGTGCACCAtagaatttttatataattagtatTCGAGTTGTGCTAATTacaatctcttaattaattttcatgtCTGAAATCACATGTCAACATATATATAGCTtactaattttactaatgttcaataaattttaaatttattttagacattataaattattagaaattttaattaaaaaaaaaaaaaataggtaccTATAATAAGATGTTGTTTATAATTTTAGTTAAAAGTTCTCCTTGTCGTACGGTAGACTACTAAGAGGGACGTTAGGGTTAGGGTTCAATCAATTCAGACTCTGCAGATTTCTTCTTCAAACCCAAATCCCCCAAATTCTTCAATACCTTCTTCTCCAATTCTTCCAATGGCGGCCTTAACCCGCCTATCCAAACCTACATTTTCCTCTTCCATGGCTTCCCTATTACGGAGATCCTTATCTTCATCAGCTATGGCCTCCGAACCCAATCCCAATTTCCAATCTCATCATTCTTCATTCTCTCGCAACACCAATCTCGCACGTAAAGATCCCAAGGATAGAAACGTCCAATGGGTTTTCCTCGGCTGCCCCGGTGTCGGAAAAGGTACCTATGCTAGTCGGCTCTGTAAACTTCTCGACGTTCCTCACATCGCCACCGGTGATCTCGTCCGCGAAGAGCTCGCCTCAGCTGGTCCTTTCGCTCAACaggtttgttttattttaaattcatgAACGCATTCCTTAATTGATTGTTGAATTAGCTTACCCAATAagataaattgtgaaattttatggAAAAAGTACTAATTTTTATAATGGGATCGTTTTGAAAGACAGTGATTACTTCCGATCCAATCGTTAACCGAAAAAGATTTGTTTTTTGTGAAGTTTATTCAACATTCGCAATGTCATGAAAAATGGACAAGTTGCATTATGAGTATTGAACCTTTGTTTTAGGataaagtatttatttttaatcatgTTTCCAACTAAGTGGGCTctaaattgactaaattgctGGACCATCTACTTGTAAGTTTTTCTGTTTAGCTAGTAGAAAGAAAAGCTAGACTCTAGTTATTCTCACTTCTAAACTGGTAATTTTAAGCTAAGCAGGTTTTTTGTTGagcttgaaagaaaaaaaaatcaccacctgttttttttaattgtaaatttaATATCATTTCCCCCTGTTATTGGGTTTTTCTTGTTGCAGCTGTCTGAGATTGTAAACCAGGGTAAGTTAGTTTCAGATGAAATTATAATAAACTTGTTGTCGAAAAGGCTGGAGGCTGGGGATGCAAAAGGCGAATCTGGGTTTATTCTTGATGGTTTCCCTCGGACAATAAATCAAGCGGTAAGCTTTGGTGCGTAGCTTATTATCAAAGTAAAAGataataagtaaataatttttttctcaaaaattggATTTGGATTGCTGTTACTCATTCTGAATCCTGAATCATTTTTTATTTCCTTTTCGCGTTTAATTTACTTTATGAGTGGTTATTTAGATTCTTAGTAAAGTGCTGAAAATGTTGGCTTTCCGATGGATTTTTTAGGAGATACTAGAAGAGGTCATTGACATTGATTTAGTAGTAAATCTGAAGCTTCGGGAAGATGTACTGATGGAAAAATGCCTCGGTAGAAGAATTTGTGGTCAGTGTGGGAAGAACTTCAATGTGGCGTCTATTAATGTCAAGGGTGAGAATGGGCATCCTGCAATTATCATGCCCCCACTCCTTCCCCCTGCACATTGTATGTCAAAGCTCGTGACTAGATCAGATGATGTCGAGGAAGTTGTAGCAGAACGCCTCAAGATATACAATGAAAAGGTAATATTACCTTATTAATCCATTTCTTATCATTCATTTTGAAAAAGGGCACTTGAACATTTTAGAATAGCGAAATCTATTAACTTAACAAGATACTCAATCATCCCAATCTGGTCTGGTGTTTATCATATGTCCATTTAAAAACCTTTTATATACTAAATCTCTTGTTTGCTAACCTGTTGCTTCTTCCAGAGTCAACCTGTTGAGAATTTTTACCGTAGTCGAGGCAAACTATTGGAGTTTGATTTGCCAGGAGGGATTCCCGAATCATGGCCAAAGTTGCTGCAAGTTCTTAATCTTGATTACGAGGACAAGCAGTGTGCCGCATAATATATTAGTCTACACAAAGTATATGGTAAACATGACATTCTTTGCATGTTAAAAGTGCATG
This window harbors:
- the LOC115709638 gene encoding adenylate kinase 1, chloroplastic codes for the protein MAALTRLSKPTFSSSMASLLRRSLSSSAMASEPNPNFQSHHSSFSRNTNLARKDPKDRNVQWVFLGCPGVGKGTYASRLCKLLDVPHIATGDLVREELASAGPFAQQLSEIVNQGKLVSDEIIINLLSKRLEAGDAKGESGFILDGFPRTINQAEILEEVIDIDLVVNLKLREDVLMEKCLGRRICGQCGKNFNVASINVKGENGHPAIIMPPLLPPAHCMSKLVTRSDDVEEVVAERLKIYNEKSQPVENFYRSRGKLLEFDLPGGIPESWPKLLQVLNLDYEDKQCAA